One genomic segment of Brassica napus cultivar Da-Ae chromosome A3, Da-Ae, whole genome shotgun sequence includes these proteins:
- the LOC106438604 gene encoding shaggy-related protein kinase theta-like: MNVMRRLKSIASGRTSISSDPGVDSSLKRPKLDQDNDYLSSGGDDPMQVDQTTDMVVVSQDSVAGTSNVPPPAHQLPEVMNDMRLREEEPPHANRRDNEDKDMEPPIVNGCGTETGQVITTTLGGRDGKPKQTISYMAQRVVGTGSFGVVFQAKCLETGEQVAIKKVLQDKRYKNRELQIMRLQDHPNVVRLRHSFFSTTDKDELYLNLVLEFVPETVYRALKHYTKMNQHMPIILVQLYTYQICRALNYLHRVVGVCHRDIKPQNLLVNTHTHQLKICDFGSAKMLVPGEPNISYICSRYYRAPELIFGATEYTNAIDMWSGGCVMAELLLGQPLFPGESGIDQLVEIIKILGTPTREEIRCMNPNYTEFKFPQIKAHPWHKIFHKRMPPEAVDLVSRLLQYSPNLRCTALEACAHPFFDDLRDPNVSLPNGRAMPPLFNFTAQELAGASTELRQRLIPAHCQGTGSSS; encoded by the exons ATGAACGTGATGCGTCGTCTGAAGAGCATTGCTTCGGGTCGGACCTCTATTTCTTCGGATCCT GGTGTGGACTCTAGTCTTAAGAGACCCAAGCTCGATCAAGACAACGACTACTTATCTTCTGGTGGTGATGATCCCATGCAGGTTGACCAAACTACTGACATGGTGGTGGTGTCCCAAGATAGTGTTGCCGGTACTTCAAATGTGCCTCCTCCTGCTCATCAGCTTCCTGAAGTAATGAAcgatatgagattaagagaggAGGAGCCTCCTCATGCCAACCGCCGCGACAACGAGGACAAA GATATGGAACCACCTATTGTAAATGGCTGTGGGACTGAAACTGGTCAAGTTATTACAACCACTCTCGGAGGTCGTGATGGAAAGCCTAAGCAG ACAATCTCATACATGGCCCAGAGAGTGGTTGGAACAGGCTCATTCGGAGTTGTCTTCCAG GCCAAGTGTCTGGAAACGGGTGAACAAGTTGCAATTAAGAAGGTTCTGCAGGATAAAAGATACAAGAACAGAGAACTTCAGATCATGCGCTTGCAAGACCATCCCAATGTTGTTCGCCTGAGGCATTCTTTCTTTTCGACTACTGACAAGGATGAGCTCTATCTTAACCTTGTCCTTGAGTTTGTTCCCGAAACTGTATACAGAGCATTAAAGCACTATACCAAAATGAATCAGCATATGCCTATCATCCTTGTTCAGCTCTACACCTATCAG ATCTGCCGTGCGCTGAACTACTTGCATCGTGTTGTTGGGGTGTGTCATCGTGATATCAAGCCACAAAATCTACTG GTCAATACCCACACCcatcaattaaaaatatgtgATTTTGGAAGCGCAAAGATGTTG GTCCCGGGTGAACCTAACATATCCTATATATGCTCCCGGTACTACAGGGCCCCAGAACTTATATTCGGGGCGACAGAGTATACCAATGCCATTGACATGTGGTCTGGTGGTTGTGTTATGGCAGAGCTTTTACTCGGCCAA CCACTGTTTCCCGGGGAAAGTGGCATTGATCAGCTGGTGGAGATTATCAAG ATTCTGGGTACGCCAACGAGAGAGGAAATACGGTGTATGAATCCAAATTACACGGAGTTCAAGTTTCCTCAAATAAAAGCTCACCCTTGGCACAAG ATTTTCCACAAGCGAATGCCACCTGAAGCAGTAGACCTCGTCTCAAGACTCCTCCAGTATTCACCAAACCTTCGTTGCACTGCA TTGGAAGCTTGTGCACACCCCTTCTTCGATGACTTGCGGGACCCAAATGTTTCACTGCCAAATGGAAGAGCAATGCCTCCATTGTTTAACTTCACTGCCCAAG AACTTGCGGGAGCATCAACAGAGCTGCGGCAGCGTCTAATTCCAGCGCATTGCCAAGGAACCGGAAGTAGCTCTTAG
- the LOC106438603 gene encoding FT-interacting protein 7-like, translating into MSKIKLGVEVISAHGLFNTDKQNSCSPFVELKFDNQIFRTTTKPNDPNPVWHESFYFTVSDPSFLSTLTLEAHVYSYQDGTDAKPFLGKVRVNGTSFVPHSEAAPFNYPLEKRSVFSRARGELGLRVFITEDPSITPSLPTPVPESPRSYIPSPRQEPVKSIITAAANMVAADKPKARTLYNVTPSVNQQQQPTTAMSYGMQEMRAAAPMPPRVVQYNGPGPSSDFTVKETSPFLGGGRIIGGRIVRGTQRPVGTYDLVEEMRFLFVRVVKARDLPDRDLTGSLDPYVEVKIGNFKGVTRHLDKNSDPEWNQVFAFAKENLQSNVLEIVVKDKDLVLDDYVGTVRFDLNEVQSRVPPDSPLAPEWYRLENKRGEKKRAEIMLAVWEGTQADEAFGDAVFSDSLTSSDSSDIISANLRSKVYHSPRLWYLRVKIIEAQDVIIVSDKSRLPEAFVRIQVGNQMLKTKVAQRSFHPRWDNEFMFVVAEPFEEHLVLSVEDHSAANRDEPVGKAVIPLSAIERRNDDRAFRSRWFHLEDSISDAMDEDKAKRVKFATRLHVAAVLEGGYHVFDESTYYSSDLRPTARQLWKQAIGVLELGILNANGLHPVKNRDGKGTSDTYVVAKYGHKWVRSRTVINSLNPKYNEQYTWEVLDPATVLTICVFDNGHFSSGNGRDQTIGKVRIRLSTLQTGRVYTNAYPLLVLTPSGLKKRGELHLAVRFTCTSVSNTLMKYTKPLLPKMHYTQPLSVNLQEMLRVQALNIIVARLGRSEPPLRREVVEYMTDAKTHLFSMRRSKANFFRFTAVFSGVMSVWKWMGEVCSWRTPVTTGLVHVLYTMLVMFPEMILPTVFLYMAVIGLWNYRIRPRFPPHMDTKLSYAESVNADELDEEFDIFPTMKAPDIVKMRYDRLRIVAGKIQTVVGDIAAQGERVQALLSWRDPRATAIFVTFCFIVAMVLYITPFKLFALLSGYYFMRHPKLRHRIPSAPLNFFRRLPAMTDSML; encoded by the exons ATGAGCAAAATAAAGCTAGGCGTTGAAGTCATAAGCGCACATGGCCTGTTTAACACAGACAAGCAGAACTCATGTAGCCCTTTCGTGGAGCTCAAGTTCGACAACCAGATATTCCGCACAACCACCAAACCCAACGACCCGAACCCCGTCTGGCACGAGTCTTTCTACTTCACTGTCTCTGATCCTTCCTTCCTCTCCACACTCACACTCGAAGCCCATGTCTACAGCTACCAAGACGGAACCGATGCTAAGCCCTTTCTTGGAAAAGTCCGAGTCAACGGAACATCCTTTGTTCCTCACTCCGAAGCAGCTCCTTTCAATTACCCTCTAGAGAAACGCAGCGTTTTCTCTCGAGCCCGTGGAGAGCTGGGCTTGAGAGTCTTCATCACAGAGGATCCTTCTATTACACCTTCTCTCCCAACCCCGGTTCCAGAGTCTCCTCGATCTTATATCCCAAGTCCACGTCAAGAACCTGTGAAGTCCATAATCACAGCTGCTGCTAACATGGTTGCTGCTGATAAGCCTAAAGCACGTACGCTTTATAACGTTACGCCTTCAGTGAACCAACAACAACAGCCGACGACAGCGATGAGCTACGGCATGCAGGAGATGAGAGCTGCTGCGCCCATGCCTCCAAGAGTAGTCCAATACAACGGCCCAGGCCCATCATCAGATTTCACCGTGAAAGAGACGAGCCCTTTCCTCGGAGGTGGACGGATCATTGGAGGACGAATAGTTCGTGGTACGCAGAGGCCCGTAGGCACATACGATCTCGTCGAAGAGATGAGGTTTCTCTTCGTGAGAGTCGTGAAGGCGCGTGATCTCCCCGACAGAGACCTAACGGGAAGCCTAGACCCTTACGTGGAAGTAAAAATAGGAAACTTCAAAGGAGTTACAAGACATTTGGACAAGAACTCTGATCCGGAGTGGAACCAAGTCTTTGCATTTGCTAAAGAGAATCTTCAGTCCAACGTTCTCGAAATAGTCGTCAAGGATAAAGACCTTGTCCTAGATGATTACGTTGGCACTGTCCGGTTTGATCTCAATGAGGTTCAATCTCGTGTCCCTCCGGATAGTCCTTTAGCTCCAGAGTGGTATAGACTTGAGAACAAGAGAGGTGAGAAGAAGAGAGCTGAGATCATGCTTGCTGTTTGGGAAGGTACTCAAGCCGATGAAGCCTTCGGTGATGCTGTCTTCTCAGACTCGTTAACATCTTCAGACAGCTCCGACATTATCTCCGCTAACCTCCGGTCCAAGGTCTACCATTCTCCTCGGCTATGGTACCTAAGGGTGAAGATAATAGAGGCTCAAGACGTGATCATAGTCTCCGACAAGTCACGTCTCCCTGAAGCCTTTGTGAGAATCCAGGTCGGTAACCAGATGTTAAAGACTAAAGTGGCTCAAAGAAGCTTTCATCCGAGATGGGACAATGAGTTCATGTTCGTAGTCGCGGAGCCGTTTGAGGAACACCTGGTCCTCTCGGTGGAAGACCACTCCGCAGCCAACAGAGACGAGCCTGTAGGCAAAGCTGTGATCCCTCTCTCCGCTATCGAGAGACGTAATGATGATAGAGCGTTCCGTAGCCGTTGGTTTCATCTCGAAGACTCAATCTCAGACGCTATGGATGAGGACAAAGCCAAGAGAGTGAAGTTCGCTACTAGGCTCCACGTGGCCGCGGTTCTTGAAGGAGGCTACCATGTCTTTGACGAGTCTACTTACTACAGCAGCGATCTAAGGCCAACGGCGAGACAGCTCTGGAAACAAGCGATAGGAGTCTTGGAGCTTGGGATACTCAACGCAAACGGTCTCCACCCGGTTAAAAACCGAGACGGGAAAGGTACTTCGGACACGTACGTTGTTGCTAAGTACGGTCACAAGTGGGTTCGGTCGAGAACTGTGATCAACAGCTTGAATCCAAAGTACAATGAGCAGTACACATGGGAGGTTTTAGACCCCGCGACGGTCTTAACCATCTGCGTATTCGACAACGGTCACTTTTCATCTGGAAATGGCAGAGATCAGACCATTGGGAAAGTCCGTATCAGACTCTCTACTCTTCAGACGGGCCGCGTATACACGAACGCGTACCCTTTACTAGTTCTAACCCCATCTGGTCTCAAGAAAAGAGGCGAGCTTCACTTAGCAGTGAGGTTCACCTGCACATCCGTCTCCAACACGCTGATGAAATACACAAAACCTCTCTTGCCGAAAATGCATTACACGCAGCCTTTATCCGTAAACCTACAAGAAATGCTTAGAGTCCAGGCTCTCAACATAATCGTGGCTCGCCTAGGCAGGTCGGAGCCGCCGCTTAGACGAGAAGTCGTTGAGTACATGACGGATGCCAAGACTCATCTCTTCAGCATGAGGAGAAGCAAGGCTAACTTCTTTAGGTTCACCGCGGTGTTCTCGGGAGTGATGTCGGTGTGGAAATGGATGGGAGAAGTTTGCAGCTGGAGGACGCCGGTGACGACGGGGCTTGTGCATGTGTTGTACACGATGCTTGTGATGTTCCCGGAGATGATTTTGCCGACTGTGTTTCTGTATATGGCTGTGATTGGGTTGTGGAACTACAGGATTAGGCCGAGGTTTCCTCCTCATATGGATACCAAACTGTCTTACGCGGAGAGTGTGAATGCTGATGAGCTCGACGAGGAGTTTGATATCTTTCCGACCATGAAGGCTCCAGACATTGTCAAAATGAG GTATGATCGGCTGAGAATTGTGGCGGGAAAGATACAGACGGTGGTTGGAGACATAGCGGCACAGGGAGAGCGCGTGCAGGCTCTGCTGAGCTGGCGTGATCCACGCGCTACCGCAATATTTGTGACGTTCTGTTTTATCGTTGCCATGGTTCTCTACATAACACCTTTTAAGCTCTTTGCTCTCCTCTCCGGTTACTACTTCATGAGGCACCCTAAGCTCCGACATCGTATTCCATCGGCTCCGCTCAACTTTTTCCGGCGACTTCCGGCCATGACAGACTCTATGCTCTGA
- the LOC106438605 gene encoding homeobox-leucine zipper protein ANTHOCYANINLESS 2 — MNFGSLFDNTNGGSPTGARILSGLTYGNHTTASTVIPGGAMAQVAAASLFSPPINTKPVYSSGLSLALEQPERAGPNRGEASMRNNNNDNNNFEGSTTNRRSREEEHESRSGSDNVEGISGEDQDADDNKPPRKKRYHRHTPQQIQELESMFKECPHPDEKQRLDLSKRLCLETRQVKFWFQNRRTQMKTQLERHENALLRQENDKLRAENMSIREAMRNPMCNNCGGPAMLGDVSLEEHHLRIENARLKDELDRVCNLTGKFLGHHNHHSSSLELAVGNNNGGNFNFPPNFGGGGCLPQPPQQHQSMVVNGIDQRSVLLELALTAMDELVKLAQSEEPLWVKSLDGERDELNQEEYVRTFSSNKQAGLVTEASRTSGMVIINSLALVETLMDSNRWMEMFPCNVARAITTDVISGGMAGTRNGALQLMNAELQVLSPLVPVRNVNFLRFCKQHAEGVWAVVDVSIDTVRDNSGGSAVTVRRLPSGCVVQDMPNGYSKVTWVEHAEYDENQIHHLYGPLLRSGLGFGSQRWVATLQRQCECLAILMSSSVTPHDNSSITPGGRKSMLKLAQRMTVNFCSGISAPSVHSWSKLTVENVDPDVRVMTRKSVDDSGIVLSAATSVWLPASPQRLFDFLRNERMRCEWDILSNGGPMQEMAHIAKGQDQGNSVSLLRSNPMNANQSSMLILQETCIDASGALVVYAPVDIPAMNVVMNGGDSSYVALLPSGFAVLPDGGSGDVEQRPVGGGSLLTVAFQILVNNLPTAKLTVESVETVNNLISCTVQKIRDALQCES, encoded by the exons ATGAACTTCGGTAGTCTCTTTGACAACACGAACGGTGGTTCTCCCACCGGAGCTAGAATCCTCTCCGGTTTAACATATGGCAACCACACCACCGCATCCACCGTAATACCCGGCGGTGCTATGGCTCAAGTGGCGGCAGCGAGTCTCTTCTCTCCTCCTATCAACACGAAGCCTGTTTACTCATCAGGCCTCTCTCTAGCTCTC GAGCAACCGGAGAGGGCCGGACCAAACCGTGGAGAAGCATCGATGAGGAACAACAATAACGATAATAATAATTTCGAAGGGAGTACGACTAACAGGAGAAGCCGTGAAGAGGAGCATGAGAGCAGATCTGGAAGTGATAACGTGGAAGGTATCTCCGGCGAAGATCAAGACGCCGACGATAATAAACCTCCTCGGAAAAAACGTTACCACCGACACACTCCTCAACAAATCCAAGAACTCGAATC CATGTTCAAGGAGTGTCCACATCCGGACGAGAAGCAACGACTTGACCTTAGTAAGAGACTTTGCTTGGAGACCAGACAAGTCAAGTTCTGGTTCCAGAATCGTCGCACTCAGATGaag ACTCAGTTAGAGCGGCACGAGAACGCGTTGTTGAGGCAAGAGAACGATAAGCTAAGAGCTGAGAACATGTCCATACGCGAAGCAATGAGGAACCCAATGTGCAACAACTGTGGTGGACCAGCCATGCTCGGCGACGTCTCTCTCGAAGAGCACCACCTCCGCATCGAAAACGCTCGCTTAAAAGACGAGCTAGATCGCGTTTGTAACCTCACCGGTAAATTCCTCGGCCACCACAACCATCACTCCTCTTCTCTAGAGCTCGCCGTCGGCAACAACAACGGCGGAAACTTTAACTTCCCTCCTAATTTCGGCGGTGGCGGTTGCTTACCACAGCCGCCGCAGCAGCACCAGTCGATGGTGGTTAATGGGATTGATCAGAGGTCGGTTTTGTTGGAGCTGGCTTTAACAGCTATGGATGAGCTGGTGAAGCTCGCTCAGAGTGAAGAACCGTTATGGGTCAAAAGCTTGGACGGAGAGAGAGACGAGCTTAACCAAGAGGAGTACGTGAGAACGTTCTCGTCAAATAAACAAGCCGGTTTAGTTACTGAAGCGTCGAGAACGTCCGGTATGGTTATCATCAATAGCTTAGCTCTCGTCGAGACGTTAATGGACTCC AACCGGTGGATGGAGATGTTTCCGTGTAACGTTGCAAGAGCCATAACCACTGACGTTATCTCTGGTGGAATGGCCGGGACAAGGAACGGTGCACTTCAACTG ATGAATGCGGAGTTACAAGTATTGTCACCGTTGGTTCCGGTTCGCAACGTGAATTTCCTCCGGTTCTGCAAACAGCACGCGGAAGGCGTGTGGGCTGTGGTCGACGTTTCAATTGATACCGTCCGGGATAACTCCGGTGGATCTGCCGTCACGGTCCGGCGTTTACCATCAGGATGCGTAGTGCAAGATATGCCCAATGGATACTCTAAG GTCACGTGGGTTGAACATGCAGAATACGATGAAAACCAAATCCACCACTTGTACGGGCCGTTGCTTCGGTCAGGTCTTGGTTTTGGCTCGCAAAGATGGGTCGCTACTCTTCAGAGACAGTGCGAGTGTCTGGCCATCCTCATGTCCTCGTCCGTTACACCGCACGACAACTCAT CAATAACGCCTGGTGGTCGGAAAAGCATGCTGAAGTTAGCTCAACGTATGACGGTCAACTTCTGCTCGGGCATCTCTGCGCCATCTGTCCACAGTTGGAGCAAGCTCACCGTCGAAAATGTTGATCCGGACGTTCGAGTTATGACCCGTAAGAGTGTGGACGATTCGGGTATTGTTCTGAGTGCTGCAACGTCTGTGTGGCTTCCGGCTTCGCCACAACGTCTGTTTGACTTCTTGCGGAACGAACGGATGAGATGTGAATGGGATATATTATCTAACGGTGGTCCCATGCAGGAGATGGCCCACATCGCCAAAGGTCAAGATCAAGGCAACTCCGTTTCTCTTCTCCGCTCCaat CCAATGAACGCGAACCAAAGCAGTATGCTAATTCTACAGGAGACATGCATTGACGCATCTGGAGCGCTCGTGGTGTACGCGCCTGTAGATATTCCTGCCATGAATGTTGTGATGAACGGTGGAGATTCATCCTACGTGGCTCTACTTCCTTCTGGTTTCGCTGTTCTCCCTGACGGTGGCTCTGGAGACGTTGAGCAGCGACCGGTCGGTGGAGGGTCACTCTTGACGGTGGCGTTTCAAATCCTTGTAAACAATCTTCCGACGGCAAAACTCACGGTTGAGTCAGTAGAGACGGTTAATAACCTAATATCATGCACCGTTCAGAAGATCAGAGACGCTCTTCAGTGCGAAAGCTAA
- the LOC106441994 gene encoding serine/threonine-protein kinase BSK3 — MGGQCSNLGRCCGNSSHKTAVLEAPPHVENGENNDITDVPAFREYTLDQLKSATCGFAVEYIVSEHGEKAPNVVYKGKLENQKKIAVKRFTRMAWPDARQFLEEARSVGQLRSERMANLLGCCCEGDERLLVAEFMPNETLAKHLFHWETQPMKWTMRLRVVLYLAQALEYCTNQGRILYHDLNAYRVLFDEECNPRLSTFGLMKNSRDGKSYSTNLAFTPPEYLRTGRITPESVIYSFGTLLLDVLSGKHIPPSHALDLIRDRNLQTLTDSCLDGQFSESDGTELVRLASRCLQYEARERPNTKSLVTALTPLQKDTEVPSHVLMGLPHSGSVSPLSPLGEACSRKDLTAMLEILDKLGYKDDEGVTNELSFQMWTDQMQESLNSKKKGDVAFRQKDFREAIEYYTQFIDGGMVSPTVCARRSLCYLMSDMPKEALDDAIQAQVISPVWHVASYLQSASLSFLGMENESQMALKEGSNLEAKRNSPSQLK, encoded by the exons ATGGGAGGTCAATGCTCTAACCTGGGTCGTTGTTGTGGGAACTCATCTCACAAGACTGCTGTTCTTGAAGCTCCTCCTCATGTTG AAAATGGAGAGAATAATGATATCACCGATGTGCCTGCTTTCCGGGAGTACACATTAGACCAGCTCAAGTCAGCTACTTGTggttttgctgtggagtatattGTCTCCGAGCACGGAGAAAAGGCTCCCAATGTCGTCTACAAAGGCAAACTCGAGAACCAAAAGAAGATTGCTGTCAAGCGTTTCACTAGAATGGCCTGGCCTGACGCACGACAGTTCCTT GAGGAAGCGAGGTCGGTTGGTCAGCTGCGGAGTGAGAGAATGGCTAATTTACTCGGCTGTTGCTGCGAAGGTGACGAGAGGTTGCTTGTCGCTGAGTTTATGCCCAATGAAACCTTAGCCAAACACCTTTTCCATT GGGAAACGCAACCAATGAAATGGACAATGAGGCTAAGAGTTGTGTTATATCTAGCACAAGCTCTTGAATACTGCACCAACCAAGGCCGTATTCTCTATCACGACCTCAACGCCTACCGTGTTTTATTTGATGAGGAATGCAATCCAAGACTTTCTACTTTTGGCTTGATGAAGAACAGTCGAGATGGGAAAAGTTACAGCACAAATCTTGCTTTCACCCCTCCTGAATATCTCCGAACTG GGAGGATTACTCCAGAGAGTGTGATATACAGCTTTGGAACTCTTCTGCTTGATGTTCTCAGCGGGAAACATATACCTCCTAGCCAT GCCCTTGATCTGATTAGAGACAGAAATCTCCAGACGCTAACTGATTCTTGCCTAGATGGGCAATTCTCTGAAAGCGATGGCACAGAGCTAGTACGCCTGGCGTCTCGTTGTCTCCAGTACGAAGCTCGTGAGAGGCCAAACACAAAGTCTTTGGTCACTGCCCTGACTCCTCTTCAGAAGGACACTGAG GTCCCATCTCATGTTCTAATGGGTCTGCCTCACAGTGGTTCGGTGTCTCCCCTGTCCCCTCTCGGTGAGGCTTGCTCGAGAAAGGACCTGACTGCTATGCTTGAGATCTTGGATAAACTTGGATACAAAGACGACGAGGGTGTCACCAATGAG CTCTCGTTTCAAATGTGGACAGACCAGATGCAAGAGTCTTTGAACTCCAAGAAGAAGGGAGATGTGGCTTTCAGGCAAAAAGACTTTAGAGAGGCCATTGAGTATTACACGCAG TTCATAGATGGAGGAATGGTGTCTCCAACAGTGTGTGCAAGGCGTAGCCTGTGTTACCTAATGAGTGACATGCCAAAAGAAGCATTAGATGATGCAATTCAAGCACAAGTGATCTCTCCCGTGTGGCATGTGGCGTCTTATCTCCAGTCTGCTTCCCTTTCCTTCCTGGGGATGGAGAACGAATCACAAATGGCACTTAAAGAGGGCTCCAACCTTGAAGCTAAGAGGAATTCACCTTCCCAACTGAAGTGA